Proteins encoded within one genomic window of Bos indicus x Bos taurus breed Angus x Brahman F1 hybrid chromosome 18, Bos_hybrid_MaternalHap_v2.0, whole genome shotgun sequence:
- the TMEM145 gene encoding transmembrane protein 145 isoform X2, which yields MEPPRAPALRRLLPPLLLLMLPLPPRARAKYVRGNLSSKEDWVFLTRFCFLSDYGRLDFRFRYPEAKCCQNILLYFDDPSQWPAVYKAGDKDCLAKESVIRPENNQVINLTTQYAWSGCQVVSEEGTRYLSCSSGRSFRSVRERWWYIALSKCGGDGLQLEYEMVLTNGKSFWTRHFSADEFGILETDVTFLLIFILIFLLSCYFGYLLKGRQLLHTTYKMFMAAAGMEVLSLLFFCIYWGQYATDGIGNESLKILAKLLFSSSFLIFLLMLILLGKGFTVTRGRISHSGSVKLSVYMTLYTLTHVALLIYEAEVLCSSGHGPDRQLRDPQVGPGEDCQWNPVGDPSICPRRVPDHDTPFGGQQELPIPRAHVADRLGRSPRPRRQPVRRQGLPAARLWERDVHQRLGAQLHGALLHTPARLLRREAGGGDSGGGGGGPEGPRGDHGRAGRGLPAPFLSVPQGGRPKLGWPDAALPAARAPDSGAAHRLHRVLQHAHGRGHRTPGLSTPAPWAARRAPAGLQIPSLTRPQGSAIPGLAKPPHPSCPGRGA from the exons ATGGAGCCCCCGCGCGCGCCCGCTCTGCGCCGcctgctgccgccgctgctgctccTAATGCTGCCGCTGCCCCCCCGCGCCCGGGCTAAGTACGTGCGGGGCAACCTCAGCTCCAAGGAG GACTGGGTGTTCCTGACGAGATTTTGCTTCCTCTCGGATTATGGCCGACTAGACTTCCGTTTCCGATACCCTGAG GCCAAGTGCTGTCAGAACATCCTCCTCTATTTCGATGACCCATCCCAGTGGCCAGCCGTGTACAAGGCAGGGGACAAG GACTGCCTGGCTAAGGAGTCAGTGATCAGGCCAGAGAACAACCAGGTCATCAACCTCACTACCCAGTATGCCTGGTCAGGCTGTCAG GTGGTGTCAGAGGAGGGAACTCGCTACCTGAGCTGCTCCAGTGGCCGCAGCTTCCGCTCCGTGCGTGAAAGGTGGTGGTACATCGCGCTCAGCAAGTGTGGT GGAGATGGGCTGCAGCTGGAGTATGAGATGGTCCTCACCAACGGCAAGTCCTTCTGGACGCGGCATTTCTCTGCTGATGAATTTG GGATCCTGGAGACCGATGTGACTTTCCTCCTCATCTTCatcctcatcttcctcctctcctgTTACTTTGGAT ATTTGCTGAAAGGTCGTCAGTTGCTTCACACGACTTATAAAATGTTCATGGCTGCAGCAGGAATGGAGG TCCTGAGCCTcctatttttctgcatctactgggGCCAGTATGCCACGGATGGCATTGGCAACGAGAGTCTGAAGATCCTGG CCAAGCTGCTCTTCTCCTCCAGCTTCCTCATCTTCCTGCTGATGCTGATCCTTCTGGGGAAGGGATTCACGGTGACACG GGGCCGCATCAGCCACTCAGGCTCGGTGAAGTTGTCTGTCTACATGACCCTGTACACCCTCACACACGTGGCGCTGCTCATCTATGAGGCCGAG GTTCTTTGCAGTTCCGGTCATGGCCCTGATCGCCAACTTCGGGATCCCCAAGTGGGCCCGGGAGAAGATTGTCAATGGAATCCAGTTGGGGATCCATCTATATGCCCACGGCGTGTTCCTG ATCATGACACGCCCTTCGGCGGCCAACAAGAACTTCCCATACCACGTGCGCACGTCGCAGATCGCCTCGGCCGGAGCCCCAGGCCCCGGAGGCAGCCAGTCCGCAGACAAGGCCTTCCCGCAGCACGTCTATGGGAACGTGACGTTCATCAGCGACTCGGTGCCCAACTTCACGGAGCTCTTCTCCATACCCCCGCCCGCCTCCTGC GCCGGGAAGCAGGTGGAGGAGAcagcggtggcggcggcggtggcCCCGAGGGGCCGCGTGGTGACCATGGCCGAGCCGGGCGCGGCCTCCCCGCCCCCTTCCTCTCGGTTCCCCAAGGCGGCCGACCCAAGCTGGGATGGCCCGACGCCGCCCTACCAGCCGCTCGTGCCCCAGACAGCGGCGCCGCACACCGGCTTCACCGAGTACTTCAGCATGCACACGGCCGGGGGCACCGCACCCCCGGTCTGAGCACCCCTGCCCCATGGGCCGCGCGCCGGGCCCCGGCCGGGCTCCAGATCCCCTCTCTAACCCGGCCCCAGGGCTCTGCCATTCCCGGCCTTGCCAAACCTCCCCACCCCTCGTGCCCAGGTAGGGGTGCGTAG
- the TMEM145 gene encoding transmembrane protein 145 isoform X3, with product MEPPRAPALRRLLPPLLLLMLPLPPRARAKYVRGNLSSKEDWVFLTRFCFLSDYGRLDFRFRYPEAKCCQNILLYFDDPSQWPAVYKAGDKDCLAKESVIRPENNQVINLTTQYAWSGCQVVSEEGTRYLSCSSGRSFRSVRERWWYIALSKCGGDGLQLEYEMVLTNGKSFWTRHFSADEFGILETDVTFLLIFILIFLLSCYFGYLLKGRQLLHTTYKMFMAAAGMEVLSLLFFCIYWGQYATDGIGNESLKILAKLLFSSSFLIFLLMLILLGKGFTVTRGRISHSGSVKLSVYMTLYTLTHVALLIYEAEFFDPGQVLYTYESPAGYGLIGLQVAAYVWFSYAVLVSLRHFPEKQPFYVPFFAAYTLWFFAVPVMALIANFGIPKWAREKIVNGIQLGIHLYAHGVFLIMTRPSAANKNFPYHVRTSQIASAGAPGPGGSQSADKAFPQHVYGNVTFISDSVPNFTELFSIPPPASCPLPRAAPDSGLPLFRDLRPPGPLRDL from the exons ATGGAGCCCCCGCGCGCGCCCGCTCTGCGCCGcctgctgccgccgctgctgctccTAATGCTGCCGCTGCCCCCCCGCGCCCGGGCTAAGTACGTGCGGGGCAACCTCAGCTCCAAGGAG GACTGGGTGTTCCTGACGAGATTTTGCTTCCTCTCGGATTATGGCCGACTAGACTTCCGTTTCCGATACCCTGAG GCCAAGTGCTGTCAGAACATCCTCCTCTATTTCGATGACCCATCCCAGTGGCCAGCCGTGTACAAGGCAGGGGACAAG GACTGCCTGGCTAAGGAGTCAGTGATCAGGCCAGAGAACAACCAGGTCATCAACCTCACTACCCAGTATGCCTGGTCAGGCTGTCAG GTGGTGTCAGAGGAGGGAACTCGCTACCTGAGCTGCTCCAGTGGCCGCAGCTTCCGCTCCGTGCGTGAAAGGTGGTGGTACATCGCGCTCAGCAAGTGTGGT GGAGATGGGCTGCAGCTGGAGTATGAGATGGTCCTCACCAACGGCAAGTCCTTCTGGACGCGGCATTTCTCTGCTGATGAATTTG GGATCCTGGAGACCGATGTGACTTTCCTCCTCATCTTCatcctcatcttcctcctctcctgTTACTTTGGAT ATTTGCTGAAAGGTCGTCAGTTGCTTCACACGACTTATAAAATGTTCATGGCTGCAGCAGGAATGGAGG TCCTGAGCCTcctatttttctgcatctactgggGCCAGTATGCCACGGATGGCATTGGCAACGAGAGTCTGAAGATCCTGG CCAAGCTGCTCTTCTCCTCCAGCTTCCTCATCTTCCTGCTGATGCTGATCCTTCTGGGGAAGGGATTCACGGTGACACG GGGCCGCATCAGCCACTCAGGCTCGGTGAAGTTGTCTGTCTACATGACCCTGTACACCCTCACACACGTGGCGCTGCTCATCTATGAGGCCGAG TTCTTTGACCCGGGCCAGGTCCTGTACACCTATGAGTCGCCAGCGGGCTACGGGCTCATTGGGCTGCAGGTGGCGGCCTACGTGTGGTTCTCCTATGCTGTGCTCGTCTCCTTGCGCCACTTCCCGGAGAAGCAGCCCTTTTACGTGCCCTTCTTTGCTGCCTACACCCTCTG GTTCTTTGCAGTTCCGGTCATGGCCCTGATCGCCAACTTCGGGATCCCCAAGTGGGCCCGGGAGAAGATTGTCAATGGAATCCAGTTGGGGATCCATCTATATGCCCACGGCGTGTTCCTG ATCATGACACGCCCTTCGGCGGCCAACAAGAACTTCCCATACCACGTGCGCACGTCGCAGATCGCCTCGGCCGGAGCCCCAGGCCCCGGAGGCAGCCAGTCCGCAGACAAGGCCTTCCCGCAGCACGTCTATGGGAACGTGACGTTCATCAGCGACTCGGTGCCCAACTTCACGGAGCTCTTCTCCATACCCCCGCCCGCCTCCTGC cccctgccCCGAGCGGCACCGGATTCTGGGCTCCCGCTGTTCCGTGACCTCCGGCCCCCTGGCCCCCTCCGAGACCTCTGA
- the TMEM145 gene encoding transmembrane protein 145 isoform X1, with protein MEPPRAPALRRLLPPLLLLMLPLPPRARAKYVRGNLSSKEDWVFLTRFCFLSDYGRLDFRFRYPEAKCCQNILLYFDDPSQWPAVYKAGDKDCLAKESVIRPENNQVINLTTQYAWSGCQVVSEEGTRYLSCSSGRSFRSVRERWWYIALSKCGGDGLQLEYEMVLTNGKSFWTRHFSADEFGILETDVTFLLIFILIFLLSCYFGYLLKGRQLLHTTYKMFMAAAGMEVLSLLFFCIYWGQYATDGIGNESLKILAKLLFSSSFLIFLLMLILLGKGFTVTRGRISHSGSVKLSVYMTLYTLTHVALLIYEAEFFDPGQVLYTYESPAGYGLIGLQVAAYVWFSYAVLVSLRHFPEKQPFYVPFFAAYTLWFFAVPVMALIANFGIPKWAREKIVNGIQLGIHLYAHGVFLIMTRPSAANKNFPYHVRTSQIASAGAPGPGGSQSADKAFPQHVYGNVTFISDSVPNFTELFSIPPPASCAGKQVEETAVAAAVAPRGRVVTMAEPGAASPPPSSRFPKAADPSWDGPTPPYQPLVPQTAAPHTGFTEYFSMHTAGGTAPPV; from the exons ATGGAGCCCCCGCGCGCGCCCGCTCTGCGCCGcctgctgccgccgctgctgctccTAATGCTGCCGCTGCCCCCCCGCGCCCGGGCTAAGTACGTGCGGGGCAACCTCAGCTCCAAGGAG GACTGGGTGTTCCTGACGAGATTTTGCTTCCTCTCGGATTATGGCCGACTAGACTTCCGTTTCCGATACCCTGAG GCCAAGTGCTGTCAGAACATCCTCCTCTATTTCGATGACCCATCCCAGTGGCCAGCCGTGTACAAGGCAGGGGACAAG GACTGCCTGGCTAAGGAGTCAGTGATCAGGCCAGAGAACAACCAGGTCATCAACCTCACTACCCAGTATGCCTGGTCAGGCTGTCAG GTGGTGTCAGAGGAGGGAACTCGCTACCTGAGCTGCTCCAGTGGCCGCAGCTTCCGCTCCGTGCGTGAAAGGTGGTGGTACATCGCGCTCAGCAAGTGTGGT GGAGATGGGCTGCAGCTGGAGTATGAGATGGTCCTCACCAACGGCAAGTCCTTCTGGACGCGGCATTTCTCTGCTGATGAATTTG GGATCCTGGAGACCGATGTGACTTTCCTCCTCATCTTCatcctcatcttcctcctctcctgTTACTTTGGAT ATTTGCTGAAAGGTCGTCAGTTGCTTCACACGACTTATAAAATGTTCATGGCTGCAGCAGGAATGGAGG TCCTGAGCCTcctatttttctgcatctactgggGCCAGTATGCCACGGATGGCATTGGCAACGAGAGTCTGAAGATCCTGG CCAAGCTGCTCTTCTCCTCCAGCTTCCTCATCTTCCTGCTGATGCTGATCCTTCTGGGGAAGGGATTCACGGTGACACG GGGCCGCATCAGCCACTCAGGCTCGGTGAAGTTGTCTGTCTACATGACCCTGTACACCCTCACACACGTGGCGCTGCTCATCTATGAGGCCGAG TTCTTTGACCCGGGCCAGGTCCTGTACACCTATGAGTCGCCAGCGGGCTACGGGCTCATTGGGCTGCAGGTGGCGGCCTACGTGTGGTTCTCCTATGCTGTGCTCGTCTCCTTGCGCCACTTCCCGGAGAAGCAGCCCTTTTACGTGCCCTTCTTTGCTGCCTACACCCTCTG GTTCTTTGCAGTTCCGGTCATGGCCCTGATCGCCAACTTCGGGATCCCCAAGTGGGCCCGGGAGAAGATTGTCAATGGAATCCAGTTGGGGATCCATCTATATGCCCACGGCGTGTTCCTG ATCATGACACGCCCTTCGGCGGCCAACAAGAACTTCCCATACCACGTGCGCACGTCGCAGATCGCCTCGGCCGGAGCCCCAGGCCCCGGAGGCAGCCAGTCCGCAGACAAGGCCTTCCCGCAGCACGTCTATGGGAACGTGACGTTCATCAGCGACTCGGTGCCCAACTTCACGGAGCTCTTCTCCATACCCCCGCCCGCCTCCTGC GCCGGGAAGCAGGTGGAGGAGAcagcggtggcggcggcggtggcCCCGAGGGGCCGCGTGGTGACCATGGCCGAGCCGGGCGCGGCCTCCCCGCCCCCTTCCTCTCGGTTCCCCAAGGCGGCCGACCCAAGCTGGGATGGCCCGACGCCGCCCTACCAGCCGCTCGTGCCCCAGACAGCGGCGCCGCACACCGGCTTCACCGAGTACTTCAGCATGCACACGGCCGGGGGCACCGCACCCCCGGTCTGA